The proteins below are encoded in one region of Papilio machaon chromosome 27, ilPapMach1.1, whole genome shotgun sequence:
- the LOC106711037 gene encoding EH domain-binding protein 1-like protein 1 isoform X1, with protein MASVWKRLQRVNKRAAKFQYTASYHRIDVETTPKWKPNKLSIVWTRRSRRVVTEPVEWEPSLKDPLKGSVIFTVPENQTVTVTLFRDPRTNELEDKDWTFVLEDVSPTGKRRRLAAAALDLRKHASLAAAQRAVRVQLEPTGRRLRAASLHLTLHSVLLREGHATDEDMQSLASLLSVNNNSDIAVLEDLDEDDYTLSDNSTRQMLDLRQQMEEMTQSLTNSDIAATPNSVQSLNFDNSATPTAPITPTTDTPTNPATPTSPATPTPNNKDIDLTPKDTNIKRPEYNNFTKMTIKTESPKFTSTPKAEEPVVDNFKAMQFKPKTIAKKNLKPLELKSNLNNISLDTNENEKGDDSEKTPVVDMEKLFPLKGLDKDKTPVQDLLEWCQSVTREYRACRITNLTTSFRSGLAFCAIIHRFRPDLIDFSGLQPEEAERNLRVALEASARLGISQVLTAADVCARPAPDKLAIMTYLFQLRAHFTGSELQVEQLGNDETESSYLVGRHDTDGGVPRDLFSREVSERRSRMRTRPRPNSQDSDTKSQERASPEKTQSPAPIKDVRDMLVQQSKTILGKMLSPARDLKTREPNTKWFTDPPTVPEPIPARPEKLMTRKELTDPFGSDEEEEPAPPPAQETITSETVKVESKPAIEPAVTDPLTSLHEASPPKTTGQQEEQNPAPDLPKPTPQLLSRHDELKERARQLLEATKREAREKEKNRRQNSKEKEEANKTEMVNGLRNGDASPTKKPMTEEERQAMLRERARKLIADARAGIVSPTSPLSPSRSRGTVEIISKQSVMEELAAAGEVEQLEALAGRGDTPPTPPTPGSRIYGSADRSEERESESRSMSPGGGARRSPLQSFSALVDRLAPTDGAPDEGKESGSYIASELEALEKEQSAVDERAAALEKQLRRVMESADNTEEEDRLMSQWFHLVNKKNALLRRQMQLNILEQEEDLSRRCELLARELRLSLAVDEWRKTPGQKRRERLLLQELLSAVNERDRLVQEMDEQEKAIAEDDEIERNLSNVEIQRKNNCILQ; from the exons ATGGCGTCGGTGTGGAAGCGGCTGCAGCGCGTCAACAAGCGCGCCGCCAAGTTCCAGTACACCGCCTCATATCACCGCATTGATGTCGAGACCACACCTAAATG GAAACCCAATAAGTTGAGTATAGTTTGGACGCGGCGGTCGCGGCGCGTGGTCACCGAGCCCGTGGAGTGGGAGCCCTCGCTCAAGGATCCTCTCAA GGGATCAGTTATATTCACCGTACCCGAGAACCAGACGGTGACGGTGACCCTTTTCCGGGACCCGCGCACCAACGAGCTGGAGGACAAGGACTGGACCTTCGTGCTTGAGGAT GTGTCACCGACGGGCAAGCGGCGGCGGCTGGCTGCGGCCGCGCTGGACCTGCGCAAGCACGCCTCGCTGGCGGCGGCTCAGCGCGCAGTGCGCGTGCAGCTGGAGCCCACTGGGCGGCGTCTGCGCGCGGCCAGCCTGCACCTCACACTGCACAGTGTGCTGCTGCGGGAGGGGCACGCCAC GGATGAGGATATGCAGTCGCTGGCGTCACTGCTGTCAGTCAACAACAACTCTGACATCGCCGTCCTCGAGGACCTCGACGAAGACGACTACACGCTCTCTGACAATTCTACCAGACAG ATGCTCGACTTGCGTCAACAAATGGAGGAGATGACGCAAAGTTTGACAAACAGTGACATCGCGGCGACGCCCAACAGCGTGCAAAGTCTAAACTTTGACAACTCGGCCACGCCCACCGCACCTATCACGCCCACAACTGACACGCCCACGAATCCCGCCACGCCCACATCACCGGCCACACCTACACCTAATAACAAAGATATAGATCTCACACCTAAAGACACGAATATCAAAAGACCAGAGTAtaataactttacaaaaatGACAATCAAAACAGAATCCCCTAAATTCACATCAACTCCAAAAGCAGAAGAGCCTGTTGTTGATAACTTTAAGGCGATGCAATTCAAACCGAAGACGATAGCGAAAAAGAACCTTAAGCCTTTAGAATTGAAGTCAAATTTGAACAACATCAGCCTGGACACCAATGAGAATGAGAAAGGAGATGACAGTGAGAAGACACCAGTGGTAGATATGGAGAAACTGTTCCCATTGAAGGGTCTAGATAAGGACAAGACGCCG GTCCAAGACCTGCTGGAGTGGTGTCAGAGTGTGACCCGCGAGTACCGCGCCTGCCGCATCACCAACCTCACCACCAGCTTCCGCTCCGGCCTCGCCTTCTGCGCCATCATACACCGCTTCCGACCTGACCTCAT AGACTTCTCGGGCCTGCAGCCGGAGGAGGCGGAGCGCAACTTGCGCGTGGCGCTGGAGGCCAGCGCACGTCTCGGCATCTCCCAGGTCCTCACTGCTGCTGATGTCTGCGCACGACCTGCCCCCGACAAGCTCGCC ATAATGACTTATCTGTTCCAACTGCGAGCTCACTTCACAGGCAGCGAATTGCAAGTTGAACAACTTg GTAACGACGAGACGGAGTCATCATACCTGGTGGGGAGACATGACACAGACGGGGGAGTGCCCAGAGACCTCTTCAGCCGAGAGGTCAGCGAGAGACGCTCGCGCATGCGCACGAGACCCAGACCCAA TTCTCAAGACTCGGACACAAAGTCACAAGAACGAGCCAGTCCGGAGAAGACGCAGTCTCCGGCACCCATCAAGGATGTACGAGACATGCTGGTGCAGCAGTCCAAGACCATCCTCGGGAAGATGCTGTCCCCCGCAAGAGATCTCAAGACCAGGGAACCTAACACCAAGTGGTTTACTGACCCTCCCACTGTGCCTGAG CCAATCCCCGCGCGTCCAGAGAAATTGATGACGCGTAAAGAGCTGACTGATCCTTTCGGTTCTGATGAAGAGGAGGAGCCTGCACCTCCACCAGCTCAGGAGACAATAACCAGTGAAACTG TGAAAGTGGAATCCAAACCAGCAATAGAGCCAGCAGTGACCGACCCTCTGACCAGTCTACATGAGGCTAGTCCTCCGAAGACAACTGGTCAGCAAGAGGAGCAGAATCCAGCGCCAGATCTGCCCAAACCCACACCC CAACTGTTGTCGCGCCACGACGAGTTAAAAGAGCGCGCGAGACAACTTTTAGAGGCTACTAAAAGAGAAGCGAGGGAGAAAGAGAAGAACAGACGGCAGAACTCGAAAGAGAAAGAAGAAGCAAATAAAACGGAGATGGTGAATGGTTTACGGAATGGTGATGCAAGTCCTACGAAAAAG CCAATGACAGAGGAAGAGAGACAGGCGATGTTGCGGGAGCGAGCGAGAAAGCTGATAGCGGATGCCAGAGCGGGTATTGTGAG TCCCACATCACCCCTGTCGCCGTCTCGAAGCCGCGGAACTGTGGAGATCATCAGCAAACAGTCCGTTATGGAGGAATTGGCCGCAG CGGGCGAGGTGGAGCAGCTGGAGGCGCTGGCGGGTCGCGGTGACACCCCCCCCACACCCCCCACACCTGGCTCCAGGATTTATGGCAGCGCGGATCGATCTG AGGAGCGTGAGAGCGAGTCTCGCAGTATGTCACCGGGTGGTGGCGCTCGTCGCTCCCCGCTGCAGTCCTTCTCCGCACTAGTAGACCGTCTCGCACCGACAGATGGCGCACCTGACGAG GGTAAGGAGTCCGGGTCGTACATAGCGAGCGAGCTGGAGGCGCTGGAGAAGGAGCAGAGTGCAGTGGACGAGCGCGCTGCAGCACTGGAGAAGCAGCTGCGCCGTGTCATGGAGTCTGCTGACAACACTGAG GAGGAGGACAGACTGATGTCGCAGTGGTTCCATCTGGTGAACAAGAAGAACGCGCTGCTGCGTCGCCAGATGCAGCTCAACATACT AGAACAAGAGGAGGACCTGAGCCGGAGGTGCGAGTTGTTGGCGCGCGAGCTTCGCCTCTCGCTGGCTGTGGACGAGTGGCGCAAGACGCCCGGACAGAAGAGACGCGAGCGGCTGCTGCTGCAG GAGTTGCTGTCAGCGGTGAATGAGAGAGACAGACTGGTGCAGGAGATGGACGAACAGGAAAAAgc gATAGCAGAGGACGATGAAATCGAAAGAAATCTCTCCAATGTAGAGATACAACGGAAAAACAACTGTATACTTCAGTGA
- the LOC106711037 gene encoding EH domain-binding protein 1-like protein 1 isoform X2 — MASVWKRLQRVNKRAAKFQYTASYHRIDVETTPKWKPNKLSIVWTRRSRRVVTEPVEWEPSLKDPLKGSVIFTVPENQTVTVTLFRDPRTNELEDKDWTFVLEDVSPTGKRRRLAAAALDLRKHASLAAAQRAVRVQLEPTGRRLRAASLHLTLHSVLLREGHATDEDMQSLASLLSVNNNSDIAVLEDLDEDDYTLSDNSTRQMLDLRQQMEEMTQSLTNSDIAATPNSVQSLNFDNSATPTAPITPTTDTPTNPATPTSPATPTPNNKDIDLTPKDTNIKRPEYNNFTKMTIKTESPKFTSTPKAEEPVVDNFKAMQFKPKTIAKKNLKPLELKSNLNNISLDTNENEKGDDSEKTPVVDMEKLFPLKGLDKDKTPVQDLLEWCQSVTREYRACRITNLTTSFRSGLAFCAIIHRFRPDLIDFSGLQPEEAERNLRVALEASARLGISQVLTAADVCARPAPDKLAIMTYLFQLRAHFTGSELQVEQLGNDETESSYLVGRHDTDGGVPRDLFSREVSERRSRMRTRPRPNSQDSDTKSQERASPEKTQSPAPIKDVRDMLVQQSKTILGKMLSPARDLKTREPNTKWFTDPPTVPEPIPARPEKLMTRKELTDPFGSDEEEEPAPPPAQETITSETVKVESKPAIEPAVTDPLTSLHEASPPKTTGQQEEQNPAPDLPKPTPPMTEEERQAMLRERARKLIADARAGIVSPTSPLSPSRSRGTVEIISKQSVMEELAAAGEVEQLEALAGRGDTPPTPPTPGSRIYGSADRSEERESESRSMSPGGGARRSPLQSFSALVDRLAPTDGAPDEGKESGSYIASELEALEKEQSAVDERAAALEKQLRRVMESADNTEEEDRLMSQWFHLVNKKNALLRRQMQLNILEQEEDLSRRCELLARELRLSLAVDEWRKTPGQKRRERLLLQELLSAVNERDRLVQEMDEQEKAIAEDDEIERNLSNVEIQRKNNCILQ, encoded by the exons ATGGCGTCGGTGTGGAAGCGGCTGCAGCGCGTCAACAAGCGCGCCGCCAAGTTCCAGTACACCGCCTCATATCACCGCATTGATGTCGAGACCACACCTAAATG GAAACCCAATAAGTTGAGTATAGTTTGGACGCGGCGGTCGCGGCGCGTGGTCACCGAGCCCGTGGAGTGGGAGCCCTCGCTCAAGGATCCTCTCAA GGGATCAGTTATATTCACCGTACCCGAGAACCAGACGGTGACGGTGACCCTTTTCCGGGACCCGCGCACCAACGAGCTGGAGGACAAGGACTGGACCTTCGTGCTTGAGGAT GTGTCACCGACGGGCAAGCGGCGGCGGCTGGCTGCGGCCGCGCTGGACCTGCGCAAGCACGCCTCGCTGGCGGCGGCTCAGCGCGCAGTGCGCGTGCAGCTGGAGCCCACTGGGCGGCGTCTGCGCGCGGCCAGCCTGCACCTCACACTGCACAGTGTGCTGCTGCGGGAGGGGCACGCCAC GGATGAGGATATGCAGTCGCTGGCGTCACTGCTGTCAGTCAACAACAACTCTGACATCGCCGTCCTCGAGGACCTCGACGAAGACGACTACACGCTCTCTGACAATTCTACCAGACAG ATGCTCGACTTGCGTCAACAAATGGAGGAGATGACGCAAAGTTTGACAAACAGTGACATCGCGGCGACGCCCAACAGCGTGCAAAGTCTAAACTTTGACAACTCGGCCACGCCCACCGCACCTATCACGCCCACAACTGACACGCCCACGAATCCCGCCACGCCCACATCACCGGCCACACCTACACCTAATAACAAAGATATAGATCTCACACCTAAAGACACGAATATCAAAAGACCAGAGTAtaataactttacaaaaatGACAATCAAAACAGAATCCCCTAAATTCACATCAACTCCAAAAGCAGAAGAGCCTGTTGTTGATAACTTTAAGGCGATGCAATTCAAACCGAAGACGATAGCGAAAAAGAACCTTAAGCCTTTAGAATTGAAGTCAAATTTGAACAACATCAGCCTGGACACCAATGAGAATGAGAAAGGAGATGACAGTGAGAAGACACCAGTGGTAGATATGGAGAAACTGTTCCCATTGAAGGGTCTAGATAAGGACAAGACGCCG GTCCAAGACCTGCTGGAGTGGTGTCAGAGTGTGACCCGCGAGTACCGCGCCTGCCGCATCACCAACCTCACCACCAGCTTCCGCTCCGGCCTCGCCTTCTGCGCCATCATACACCGCTTCCGACCTGACCTCAT AGACTTCTCGGGCCTGCAGCCGGAGGAGGCGGAGCGCAACTTGCGCGTGGCGCTGGAGGCCAGCGCACGTCTCGGCATCTCCCAGGTCCTCACTGCTGCTGATGTCTGCGCACGACCTGCCCCCGACAAGCTCGCC ATAATGACTTATCTGTTCCAACTGCGAGCTCACTTCACAGGCAGCGAATTGCAAGTTGAACAACTTg GTAACGACGAGACGGAGTCATCATACCTGGTGGGGAGACATGACACAGACGGGGGAGTGCCCAGAGACCTCTTCAGCCGAGAGGTCAGCGAGAGACGCTCGCGCATGCGCACGAGACCCAGACCCAA TTCTCAAGACTCGGACACAAAGTCACAAGAACGAGCCAGTCCGGAGAAGACGCAGTCTCCGGCACCCATCAAGGATGTACGAGACATGCTGGTGCAGCAGTCCAAGACCATCCTCGGGAAGATGCTGTCCCCCGCAAGAGATCTCAAGACCAGGGAACCTAACACCAAGTGGTTTACTGACCCTCCCACTGTGCCTGAG CCAATCCCCGCGCGTCCAGAGAAATTGATGACGCGTAAAGAGCTGACTGATCCTTTCGGTTCTGATGAAGAGGAGGAGCCTGCACCTCCACCAGCTCAGGAGACAATAACCAGTGAAACTG TGAAAGTGGAATCCAAACCAGCAATAGAGCCAGCAGTGACCGACCCTCTGACCAGTCTACATGAGGCTAGTCCTCCGAAGACAACTGGTCAGCAAGAGGAGCAGAATCCAGCGCCAGATCTGCCCAAACCCACACCC CCAATGACAGAGGAAGAGAGACAGGCGATGTTGCGGGAGCGAGCGAGAAAGCTGATAGCGGATGCCAGAGCGGGTATTGTGAG TCCCACATCACCCCTGTCGCCGTCTCGAAGCCGCGGAACTGTGGAGATCATCAGCAAACAGTCCGTTATGGAGGAATTGGCCGCAG CGGGCGAGGTGGAGCAGCTGGAGGCGCTGGCGGGTCGCGGTGACACCCCCCCCACACCCCCCACACCTGGCTCCAGGATTTATGGCAGCGCGGATCGATCTG AGGAGCGTGAGAGCGAGTCTCGCAGTATGTCACCGGGTGGTGGCGCTCGTCGCTCCCCGCTGCAGTCCTTCTCCGCACTAGTAGACCGTCTCGCACCGACAGATGGCGCACCTGACGAG GGTAAGGAGTCCGGGTCGTACATAGCGAGCGAGCTGGAGGCGCTGGAGAAGGAGCAGAGTGCAGTGGACGAGCGCGCTGCAGCACTGGAGAAGCAGCTGCGCCGTGTCATGGAGTCTGCTGACAACACTGAG GAGGAGGACAGACTGATGTCGCAGTGGTTCCATCTGGTGAACAAGAAGAACGCGCTGCTGCGTCGCCAGATGCAGCTCAACATACT AGAACAAGAGGAGGACCTGAGCCGGAGGTGCGAGTTGTTGGCGCGCGAGCTTCGCCTCTCGCTGGCTGTGGACGAGTGGCGCAAGACGCCCGGACAGAAGAGACGCGAGCGGCTGCTGCTGCAG GAGTTGCTGTCAGCGGTGAATGAGAGAGACAGACTGGTGCAGGAGATGGACGAACAGGAAAAAgc gATAGCAGAGGACGATGAAATCGAAAGAAATCTCTCCAATGTAGAGATACAACGGAAAAACAACTGTATACTTCAGTGA
- the LOC106711036 gene encoding dynamin-like 120 kDa protein, mitochondrial, producing MSRILHNRLRSSLKKSTAWSCFDKRAVAFSIWTGKSMLLYKPIDPINIPRRKYGMLIARAVRGVLKIRYLVLGGAVGGGMTLNKKYSEWKDGLPDMGWLNDLLPDNDQWNRFTTTLLDAKDRISDQLQIGRELTLTLAADPRLREAGVERAAELRAWLAQRYEDAVAAAAANNTEPAPQKIQNNLQSRPAPTSTPVRGSAEDAAAYEKRVHALQEEVLALQARYQRELQRLEQENRELRQQNMLLRQGRQPPPRKLKRSLIDMYSAVLDELSGWESGEAGRLPRVVVVGDQSAGKTSVLEMIAQARIFPRGAGEMCTRAPVKVTLSEGPYHVAQFRDSSREFDLNKESDLADLRKEVELRMRNSVRGGRTVSTEVIAMSVRGPGLPRMVLVDLPGVISTQTVDMAADTRDAIKQMTRTYMDNPNAIILCIQDGSVDAERSNVTDLVSSCDPQGKRTIFVLTKVDLAEENLANPNRIRRILEGKLFPMKALGYYAVVTGRSRKDDSIQSIREYEERFFRSSKLFKDGLVTPSQVTTRNLSLAVAECFWRMVRATVEQQADAFKAMRFNLETEWKNTFPRQRELDRDELFERARAELLDQSAEVSAVAAAAWERRLQDALWTAAKDRVFSGIYLPAAAQAHDDVDKFNTVVDIKLREWAERELPTQSVLAGREALREEFAALMARAQDSDPVYEPVKREAVEEALRRHTWEERAQDVLRVLQLNALQDRCVASRADWDSAVTLMETALKEKLTAVHEELKSLTGPGFREKWLYWQSPSEEQQRRGEVRAELERLGSSRPSLAHDEVVAVRDNLRRRGVEVDNDYIRETWKPVYLKHFLERAQTRARDCKKSFYLYSQQNGTEKECCEVVMFWRVSATLKTTANALRQQIGNREAARLDRDLREVLDEMAGDPELKKKLLSGRRVELAEELKRVRQVQEKLEEFIEALNKEK from the exons ATGTCGAGAATACTCCATAACCGTCTcag ATCATCCCTCAAGAAATCAACAGCTTGGTCATGTTTTGATAAACGGGCTGTGGCCTTTTCAATATGGACTGGAAAAAGCATGCTATTGTATAAACCTATTGATCCAATCAATATTCCGAGAAGGAAGTATGGTATGCTGATTGCCAGAGCCGTGCGAGGAGTGCTGAAGATTAGATACCTTGTATTGGGAGGTGCAGTAGGTGGAGGAATGACGTTAAAtaag AAATATTCAGAATGGAAAGATGGTCTTCCCGATATGGGCTGGTTAAATGACCTTCTTCCTGATAACGATCAATGGAACAGATTTACAACAACACTACTTGATGCTAAGGATCGAATTAGTGATCAGTTACAAATAG GTCGCGAGCTGACGCTGACGCTGGCCGCAGATCCGAGGCTGCGTGAGGCGGGCGTGGAGCGCGCGGCCGAGCTGCGGGCCTGGCTGGCGCAGCGCTACGAGGACGCCGTCGCCGCAGCCGCTGCCAACAACACTG AACCAGCTCCACAGAAGATACAGAACAACTTGCAGAGCAGACCTGCGCCGACCTCGACTCCCGTAAGAGGCTCTGCTGAGGATGCTGCAGCTTATG AGAAGCGAGTGCACGCGCTACAGGAGGAGGTGCTGGCGCTGCAGGCGCGGTACCAGCGCGAGCTGCAGCGCCTGGAGCAGGAGAACAGGGAGCTGCGCCAGCAGAACATGCTGCTGCGTCAGGGCCGGCAGCCCCCACCCAGGAAACTGAAG CGGTCGCTGATAGACATGTACTCTGCGGTACTGGACGAGCTGTCAGGCTGGGAGTCAGGAGAGGCAGGTCGTCTGCCGCGTGTGGTGGTGGTGGGAGACCAGTCCGCCGGCAAGACCTCAGTGCTGGAGATGATCGCTCAGGCCAGGATATTCCCCAGGGGAGCGGGCGAGATGTGCACCAG ggCTCCAGTGAAAGTGACCCTGTCAGAGGGTCCGTACCACGTGGCGCAGTTCCGCGACTCCTCCAGGGAGTTTGACCTCAACAAGGAATCAGATCTGGCAGATCTACGCAA GGAGGTGGAGCTGCGCATGCGCAACAGTGTGCGGGGAGGGCGCACAGTGTCCACTGAGGTGATCGCGATGTCGGTGCGCGGGCCCGGCCTGCCCCGCATGGTGCTGGTGGACCTGCCCGGTGTCATCTCT ACGCAGACAGTAGACATGGCGGCGGACACGAGAGACGCCATCAAACAGATGACGAGGACGTACATGGATAATCCAAACGCTATTATACTCTGCATACAG GACGGGTCAGTGGACGCTGAGCGCAGTAATGTGACTGACCTGGTCTCCTCCTGCGACCCTCAGGGCAAGAGGACCATATTTGTACTCACCAAGGTCGACCTGGCTGAGGAGAACCTCGCAAATCCTAATAGA ATTCGTCGCATCCTGGAAGGCAAGTTGTTCCCGATGAAAGCCCTAGGTTACTACGCGGTGGTGACGGGTCGTAGCCGCAAAGACGACTCCATACAGAGCATACGCGAGTACGAGGAAAGATTCTTCCGTTCATCGAAACTGTTCAA AGACGGACTGGTGACACCATCCCAGGTGACAACACGCAACCTGTCGCTGGCTGTGGCGGAGTGCTTCTGGCGCATGGTGAGAGCTACAGTTGAGCAGCAGGCGGACGCTTTCAAAGCTATGCGCTTCAACCTCGAGACTGAGTGGAAGAATACCTTCCCCAG ACAGCGCGAGCTGGACCGCGACGAGCTGTTCGAGCGGGCGCGCGCGGAGCTGCTGGACCAGTCGGCGGAGGTGTCGGCTGTGGCGGCTGCGGCCTGGGAGCGCCGGCTGCAGGACGCGCTCTGGACCGCCGCCAAGGACCGCGTCTTCTCCGGCATCTACCTGCCCGCCGCTGCGCAGGCGCATGATGACGTCG ACAAGTTCAACACAGTGGTGGACATAAAGTTGCGGGAGTGGGCGGAGCGCGAGTTGCCCACTCAGTCGGTGTTGGCGGGGCGCGAGGCTCTGCGCGAGGAGTTCGCTGCGCTGATGGCGCGTGCGCAGGACTCGGACCCCGTGTACGAGCCTGTCAAGAGGGAGGCTGTGGAGGAGGCCCTCAGGCGGCACACCTGGGAGGAGCGCGCACAGGAT GTGCTGCGCGTGCTGCAGCTGAACGCGCTGCAGGACCGCTGCGTGGCCTCGCGCGCTGATTGGGACTCCGCCGTCACCCTCATGGAGACTGCATTGAAGGAGAAGCTTACTGCTGTACATGAAGAATTGAAGTCACTTACAG GACCAGGTTTCCGTGAGAAGTGGCTGTACTGGCAGTCGCCGTCTGAGGAGCAGCAGCGGCGCGGGGAGGTGCGAGCTGAGCTGGAGAGACTTGGCTCGAGCAGGCCCAGCCTCGCTCATGATGAGGTGGTCGCTGTGAGGGACAACCTGCGCAGGCGCGGAGTTGAAGTTGACAATGATTATATCAGGGAGACTTGGAAAcctgtttatttaaa ACATTTCCTGGAGCGAGCGCAGACGCGGGCACGAGATTGTAAGAAGAGCTTCTACTTGTACAGTCAGCAGAATGGTACAGAG AAGGAGTGCTGCGAGGTGGTGATGTTCTGGCGTGTGTCAGCAACTTTGAAGACAACAGCAAATGCGCTGCGTCAGCAGATCGGCAACCGTGAGGCTGCGCGTCTTGACAGAGACCTCAGAGAAGTACTGGACGAG